Proteins encoded by one window of Fusobacterium perfoetens:
- a CDS encoding DUF1694 domain-containing protein yields MSMEIYDAKEKTKINFQKIQNEKNFYLGEFRENVISALKKQDIDENIQYRFLNLMKNKNAKLLKISRELNMKDIKKYIEYAEKINLNYRLVDGLSYEGDIGMVIVSKEPLENENEDIIFEGEQELYVKAGLSPYYWEAEGKKICKKHYKLLEEKYPEKKEKFDLMGILDKMLGYKCPICTKENSNKGDI; encoded by the coding sequence ATGAGTATGGAAATATATGACGCAAAAGAAAAAACAAAGATAAATTTTCAAAAAATACAAAATGAAAAAAATTTTTATTTAGGAGAATTTAGAGAAAATGTAATTTCTGCATTGAAAAAACAGGATATAGATGAGAATATTCAATATCGTTTTTTAAATCTAATGAAAAATAAAAATGCAAAACTTTTAAAAATAAGCAGAGAGCTTAATATGAAAGATATAAAAAAATATATAGAGTATGCTGAAAAAATAAATTTAAACTATCGTTTAGTAGATGGTTTATCATATGAAGGGGATATTGGAATGGTAATTGTTTCAAAGGAGCCTTTAGAAAATGAAAATGAGGATATCATTTTTGAGGGAGAACAAGAGTTATATGTAAAAGCAGGTCTTTCACCTTATTACTGGGAAGCTGAAGGAAAGAAGATCTGTAAAAAACATTATAAATTACTGGAAGAGAAATATCCAGAAAAAAAAGAAAAGTTTGACTTAATGGGAATATTAGATAAAATGTTGGGATATAAATGTCCTATCTGTACAAAGGAAAATTCAAACAAAGGAGATATTTAA
- the murA gene encoding UDP-N-acetylglucosamine 1-carboxyvinyltransferase codes for MGVGAFKIRGNKKLSGILEVEGSKNGSLPIFVATLIEKGTYILRNIPNLMDIRTLIKLLESLGLEVEQLDKHSYKIVNNGIKNIEASYELVKKMRASFLVMGPILAHCGEAKVSLPGGCAIGARPVDLHLKGFEALGTEITIEHGYVYGKVKDGKLKGDKIILDFPSVGATENIIMAAVKAEGVTIIENVAREPEIDDLCHFLNKMGAKIEGIGEGKLTITGVDKLYPCEYEIIPDRIVAGTFIIAAVMFEGVKVKGVRTEHLESFLMKLQEMGVTYHIDENGLFEVTSKLEDLKGVKVKTMPHPGFPTDLQSPIMTLMCLAKGSSEITETIFENRFMHVPELNRMGAEITTEKNIAVIKGIDKFSSAQVMSSDLRAGAALVLAALKSEGESTVNRIYHIDRGYEDLEIKLRNIGADIERVKEEI; via the coding sequence ATGGGAGTAGGAGCTTTTAAAATCAGAGGAAATAAAAAATTATCGGGAATACTAGAAGTAGAAGGATCTAAAAATGGATCATTACCAATTTTTGTAGCCACTCTTATAGAGAAAGGTACATACATTTTAAGAAATATTCCAAATCTTATGGACATAAGAACATTAATCAAACTATTAGAAAGTTTAGGGCTAGAAGTAGAACAACTGGATAAACACTCATATAAAATTGTAAATAATGGTATAAAAAATATAGAAGCATCTTATGAGTTAGTAAAAAAAATGAGAGCATCATTTTTAGTAATGGGACCAATACTTGCTCACTGTGGAGAAGCTAAAGTATCACTTCCTGGAGGTTGTGCAATAGGAGCAAGACCTGTTGATTTACATTTAAAAGGTTTTGAAGCTTTAGGAACAGAAATAACAATAGAACATGGTTATGTATATGGTAAAGTAAAAGATGGAAAACTAAAAGGAGATAAAATAATTTTAGATTTTCCAAGTGTAGGAGCAACAGAAAATATAATAATGGCTGCAGTAAAAGCAGAGGGTGTTACAATAATAGAAAATGTGGCTAGAGAACCAGAAATCGATGATCTTTGTCATTTCTTAAATAAAATGGGAGCAAAAATAGAAGGAATAGGAGAAGGAAAACTTACAATAACAGGAGTTGACAAACTATATCCTTGTGAATATGAAATAATACCAGATAGAATCGTTGCAGGAACATTTATAATCGCTGCTGTAATGTTTGAAGGGGTAAAAGTTAAAGGAGTTAGAACAGAGCATTTAGAAAGCTTTTTAATGAAACTTCAAGAGATGGGAGTAACTTATCACATTGATGAAAATGGACTTTTTGAAGTTACTTCTAAATTAGAAGATCTAAAGGGAGTAAAAGTAAAAACAATGCCTCACCCAGGTTTCCCAACAGATTTACAATCTCCTATTATGACTCTTATGTGTTTAGCTAAAGGAAGTAGCGAGATAACAGAAACAATATTTGAAAATAGATTTATGCACGTACCTGAGTTAAATAGAATGGGTGCAGAGATAACAACAGAAAAAAACATAGCAGTAATAAAAGGAATTGACAAATTTTCTTCAGCACAAGTTATGTCAAGTGATTTAAGAGCTGGAGCAGCTTTGGTCCTTGCAGCTTTAAAAAGTGAGGGAGAAAGTACTGTAAATAGAATTTATCATATAGATCGTGGATATGAGGATCTTGAAATTAAATTAAGAAATATTGGTGCTGATATAGAAAGAGTTAAAGAAGAGATATAG
- the rlmB gene encoding 23S rRNA (guanosine(2251)-2'-O)-methyltransferase RlmB encodes MDKIIGINPVMEVLENKEKNIEKIEIFQGIKEDKANLIRKKASERNIKVQYIKKKVDNSQGVIAYISSYDYYVEFGEFLEKIAPKEKDIVLVLDGVQDPRNFGAIIRSAEIFGVSGIVIPERNSVSINETVVKTSTGAIEYVDIVKVVNITEALKNLKKLGYWVYGAEGDGAKVYSEEKYPDKTVIVLGSEGFGIRKKVKENCDILIKIPMHGKINSLNVSVAGGILLSEVAKSIY; translated from the coding sequence ATGGATAAAATAATCGGAATAAACCCTGTTATGGAGGTTTTAGAAAATAAAGAAAAGAATATTGAGAAAATAGAAATATTTCAAGGAATAAAAGAAGATAAAGCTAATCTTATTAGAAAAAAAGCCTCTGAAAGAAATATAAAAGTTCAATATATTAAGAAAAAAGTTGATAATTCACAAGGAGTTATTGCTTATATAAGTTCCTATGATTATTATGTTGAATTTGGAGAGTTTTTAGAAAAAATAGCTCCTAAAGAAAAAGATATAGTTTTGGTTTTAGATGGTGTACAAGACCCTAGAAACTTTGGAGCAATAATAAGAAGTGCTGAGATATTTGGTGTATCAGGTATAGTTATTCCTGAGAGAAACTCTGTAAGTATAAATGAAACAGTTGTAAAAACTTCAACAGGAGCTATAGAATATGTTGATATAGTTAAGGTTGTAAATATTACAGAAGCACTAAAAAATCTTAAAAAATTAGGATATTGGGTATATGGAGCAGAAGGTGACGGAGCAAAAGTATATTCAGAAGAAAAATATCCAGACAAAACAGTAATAGTTTTAGGTAGTGAAGGATTTGGAATAAGAAAAAAAGTTAAGGAAAACTGTGATATTTTGATAAAAATACCAATGCACGGAAAGATAAACTCTTTAAATGTGTCTGTTGCAGGAGGAATTCTTTTGTCAGAAGTGGCAAAATCAATTTATTAA
- a CDS encoding sigma-70 family RNA polymerase sigma factor — protein sequence MDASELKILMKAKAGDNESFEILLKKYEKYIYMNTKDYFLADGEREDLVQEGIIGLLKGIKSYDSEREASFKTFVIMCMRRQIITAIKSSNSKKNRFISLSGSETDESLMEEYVEKSPNAEEVFLYKELMEEFKEYTKEHFSDLEKEVLEKLFQGYNYSEIAENLGKPAKVIDNAYQRIKNKVKRWLKDFRNV from the coding sequence ATGGACGCGTCAGAATTAAAAATTTTGATGAAAGCCAAAGCTGGTGATAATGAAAGCTTTGAAATTCTTTTAAAAAAATATGAAAAATACATATATATGAATACAAAGGATTACTTTCTTGCTGATGGAGAGAGAGAAGACTTGGTTCAAGAAGGAATAATAGGACTTTTAAAAGGAATAAAAAGCTATGATAGTGAGAGAGAGGCTTCTTTTAAAACTTTCGTAATAATGTGTATGAGAAGACAAATTATCACAGCTATAAAATCTTCCAATAGTAAGAAAAATAGATTTATAAGTTTGTCAGGATCAGAAACTGATGAAAGTTTGATGGAAGAATATGTAGAAAAATCTCCAAATGCTGAAGAGGTTTTTTTATATAAAGAGCTTATGGAAGAGTTTAAAGAATACACAAAAGAACATTTTAGTGATTTAGAAAAAGAAGTTTTAGAGAAACTTTTTCAAGGATATAACTACAGCGAAATAGCTGAAAATTTAGGAAAACCAGCAAAAGTCATAGACAATGCTTATCAAAGAATAAAAAATAAAGTAAAAAGATGGCTTAAAGATTTTAGAAATGTATAA
- the leuS gene encoding leucine--tRNA ligase, with product MKEYNFREIEKKWQAKWENSVLFKTNDKVDGKENYYVLVMLPYPSGKLHVGHARNYTIGDVIARYKKMKGYNVLHPMGWDSFGLPAENAAIQHGAHPAIWTKSNIENMKRQLKLMGLSYDWDREVATYTKEYYRWNQWIFKKLYEKGLVYKKVSTVNWCPECQTVLANEQVEDGKCWRHSNTQVIQKDLEQWFFKITDYAEELLTGHEELREGWPEKVLTMQKNWIGKSFGTEIVFTVEETGEKLPLFTTRIDTIHGVTYCVVAPEHPIVNKVIEANPSIKEAVSNMKNMDIIERTAEGKEKNGIPTGWHVINPVTGDKVPLWIADYVLMNYGTGAVMAVPTHDERDFAFARKYNLPMKVVINPVGQEEILNPAEMKEAFTEAGVMVNSGEFNGMNSKEALEKIADYVQAKGYGEKTTKYRLKDWGISRQRYWGTPIPVLYCDKCGMVMEKDENLPVELPTDVKFTGNGNPIETSEEYKHAVCPICGGPARRETDTMDTFVDSSWYFLRYCDPKNTNLPFSKEAADTWTSVNQYIGGVEHAVMHLLYARFFYKALRDLGLVSANEPFKRLLTQGMVLADSYYSPATNKFLFPSEVELKDGKAFAKETGEELVIKMEKMSKSKNNGVDPEEIMEKYGADATRLFIMFTAPPEKELEWNENGLAGAVRFLNRVWRIVVENKEFISDDKIDYSKISKEDKALVRKLHQTIKKITDSIEDNYHFNTAIAGTMELINDVYDYRANVLGTDKETPESKKIFGQVIENIILMLSPFTPHFCDELWEEIGEEGYLFNAPWPEYDEKLTVADEVTIAVQVNGKVRGSVTVDVNASKEEIEKQAFEIENVKKFTEGKTVAKVIVVPKKIVNIVVK from the coding sequence ATGAAAGAGTATAATTTCAGAGAAATTGAAAAAAAATGGCAAGCAAAGTGGGAAAATAGTGTACTCTTTAAAACTAACGATAAAGTAGATGGAAAAGAAAACTATTATGTTTTAGTAATGTTACCTTATCCATCAGGAAAATTGCACGTTGGACACGCAAGAAACTATACAATAGGTGACGTTATAGCTAGATATAAAAAAATGAAAGGATATAATGTACTTCACCCAATGGGATGGGATTCTTTCGGATTACCAGCTGAAAACGCAGCTATTCAACATGGAGCACACCCAGCAATCTGGACAAAATCAAATATAGAAAATATGAAAAGACAATTAAAATTAATGGGACTTTCATATGATTGGGACAGAGAAGTTGCCACTTATACAAAAGAATATTATAGATGGAACCAATGGATATTCAAAAAATTATACGAAAAAGGTTTAGTTTATAAAAAAGTATCAACAGTAAACTGGTGTCCAGAATGTCAAACAGTTTTAGCAAATGAACAAGTTGAAGACGGAAAATGTTGGAGACACTCAAATACTCAAGTTATTCAAAAAGACTTAGAACAATGGTTCTTTAAAATAACTGATTATGCAGAAGAATTACTTACTGGTCACGAAGAATTAAGAGAAGGTTGGCCAGAAAAAGTTCTTACAATGCAAAAGAACTGGATAGGAAAATCTTTTGGTACTGAGATAGTATTTACAGTTGAAGAAACTGGAGAAAAATTACCACTATTCACAACAAGAATAGACACTATCCATGGAGTAACTTATTGCGTTGTAGCTCCAGAACACCCAATTGTAAATAAAGTTATAGAAGCTAATCCAAGTATAAAAGAGGCAGTTAGCAACATGAAAAATATGGATATAATCGAAAGAACTGCTGAAGGAAAAGAGAAAAATGGAATACCAACAGGTTGGCATGTTATAAACCCTGTTACTGGAGATAAAGTACCTTTATGGATAGCTGACTATGTTCTTATGAACTATGGAACAGGAGCAGTAATGGCTGTACCTACTCACGACGAAAGAGACTTTGCTTTTGCTAGAAAATATAACTTACCAATGAAAGTTGTAATTAATCCAGTTGGACAAGAGGAAATTTTAAATCCAGCTGAGATGAAAGAAGCATTTACGGAAGCTGGGGTAATGGTAAACTCTGGAGAGTTTAACGGAATGAACTCAAAAGAAGCTCTTGAAAAAATAGCTGACTATGTTCAAGCTAAAGGATACGGAGAAAAAACAACAAAATATAGATTAAAAGACTGGGGAATTTCAAGACAAAGATATTGGGGAACTCCTATTCCAGTATTATACTGTGATAAATGTGGAATGGTAATGGAAAAAGATGAAAATCTTCCAGTAGAATTACCGACAGATGTTAAATTTACAGGAAATGGAAACCCTATTGAAACTTCTGAAGAATATAAACATGCAGTATGTCCAATCTGTGGAGGACCAGCAAGAAGAGAAACAGATACAATGGATACATTCGTTGATTCATCTTGGTATTTCTTAAGATATTGTGACCCTAAAAATACAAATCTTCCATTCTCTAAAGAAGCTGCAGATACTTGGACTTCTGTAAATCAATATATAGGTGGAGTAGAACATGCTGTAATGCACTTATTATATGCAAGATTCTTCTACAAAGCTTTAAGAGATTTAGGACTTGTAAGTGCTAATGAACCATTCAAAAGACTTCTTACTCAAGGAATGGTATTAGCTGACTCTTATTATTCACCAGCAACAAATAAATTCTTATTCCCATCAGAAGTTGAATTAAAAGATGGTAAAGCTTTTGCAAAAGAAACTGGTGAAGAATTAGTTATTAAAATGGAAAAAATGTCAAAATCTAAAAATAACGGTGTTGACCCAGAAGAGATAATGGAAAAATATGGTGCTGACGCTACAAGATTATTTATAATGTTCACTGCACCACCTGAAAAAGAATTAGAATGGAACGAAAATGGACTTGCAGGAGCAGTTAGATTCTTAAATAGAGTATGGAGAATAGTTGTAGAAAATAAAGAATTTATAAGTGATGACAAAATAGATTATTCAAAAATCTCTAAAGAAGATAAAGCACTAGTTAGAAAACTTCATCAAACAATCAAAAAAATCACTGATTCAATAGAAGATAACTACCACTTCAATACAGCAATAGCTGGAACAATGGAACTTATCAATGATGTTTATGATTATAGAGCAAATGTACTTGGAACAGATAAAGAAACACCTGAATCTAAAAAAATATTTGGACAAGTTATAGAAAATATAATTTTAATGCTTTCTCCATTTACACCACATTTCTGTGATGAGTTATGGGAAGAAATTGGAGAAGAGGGATATTTATTCAATGCTCCTTGGCCAGAATATGATGAAAAATTAACAGTGGCTGACGAAGTTACAATAGCTGTACAAGTAAACGGAAAAGTAAGAGGTTCTGTTACAGTAGATGTAAATGCTTCAAAAGAAGAGATTGAAAAACAAGCCTTTGAAATTGAAAATGTTAAAAAATTCACAGAGGGAAAAACAGTTGCAAAAGTGATAGTTGTTCCTAAGAAAATAGTAAACATAGTAGTTAAATAA
- a CDS encoding adenylate kinase, with protein sequence MNIMLFGAPGAGKGTQAKYIIEKYGIPQISTGDILRAAVKEGTPMGLEAKACMEAGKLVSDEIIIGIIKDRLAKDDCKKGFILDGFPRTIAQAEALEVLMQEMGIKLDKVISLNVPDELIVGRVVGRRVCKDCGGSFHVEFNPPKVEGVCDFCGGELIQRKDDSAETVGKRLQEYHSQTAPLFDFYMERGILADIDGTKEIDEITKEIFNILG encoded by the coding sequence ATGAATATTATGTTATTTGGAGCACCAGGAGCTGGAAAAGGAACTCAAGCAAAATATATAATCGAAAAATATGGAATTCCTCAAATCTCTACTGGAGATATATTAAGAGCTGCTGTAAAAGAAGGAACTCCTATGGGACTTGAAGCAAAAGCTTGTATGGAAGCTGGAAAATTAGTTTCTGATGAAATTATAATCGGAATCATAAAAGACAGATTAGCAAAAGATGATTGTAAAAAAGGATTTATCCTAGATGGTTTCCCAAGAACAATAGCTCAAGCTGAAGCTTTAGAAGTTTTAATGCAAGAAATGGGAATAAAATTAGATAAAGTTATATCTTTAAATGTTCCAGATGAACTAATCGTAGGAAGAGTAGTAGGAAGAAGAGTTTGTAAAGACTGTGGAGGATCTTTCCACGTAGAATTTAATCCACCAAAAGTAGAAGGAGTATGTGATTTCTGTGGTGGAGAATTAATCCAAAGAAAAGATGATTCTGCTGAAACAGTTGGAAAAAGATTACAAGAATACCACTCTCAAACTGCACCATTATTTGATTTCTACATGGAAAGAGGAATCCTTGCTGATATAGATGGAACAAAAGAAATTGATGAAATAACAAAAGAAATATTTAACATTTTAGGTTAA
- the map gene encoding type I methionyl aminopeptidase: MAVIIKTPEEIAGIKKANQIIARLYEEVLPQYIKPGISTKEIDKIVDDYIRSQGAIPGCIGVPGFYNSFPAATCISVNEAVVHGIPSENIILKEGDIISVDTVTILDGYYGDAAITYPVGEVDAETKRLLEVTEKARDIGIEQAVVGNRLGDIGHAIQSFVEKNGFSVVRDYAGHGVGKEMHEDPCVANYGRKGRGIKIEEGMVLAIEPMVNAGSYRIGMLEDGWTVVTKDGKKSAHFEHSIAIVDGKPLVLSKLD, encoded by the coding sequence ATGGCAGTTATTATAAAAACTCCTGAAGAGATAGCAGGAATAAAAAAAGCCAATCAAATAATCGCAAGACTTTATGAAGAGGTATTACCACAATATATAAAACCGGGAATATCTACAAAAGAGATAGATAAAATAGTTGATGATTATATAAGATCTCAAGGAGCAATACCAGGTTGTATTGGAGTGCCAGGATTTTATAATTCATTCCCAGCAGCTACTTGTATTTCTGTAAATGAAGCAGTAGTTCACGGAATCCCAAGTGAAAATATAATTCTAAAAGAGGGAGATATAATAAGTGTAGACACAGTTACTATTTTAGATGGATATTATGGAGATGCAGCTATAACTTATCCAGTTGGAGAGGTAGACGCAGAAACAAAAAGACTTTTAGAAGTTACTGAAAAAGCAAGAGATATCGGAATAGAACAGGCTGTTGTAGGAAATAGACTTGGAGATATTGGACACGCAATCCAATCTTTTGTAGAAAAAAATGGTTTTTCTGTTGTAAGAGATTACGCAGGACATGGTGTTGGAAAAGAGATGCACGAAGATCCTTGTGTAGCTAACTATGGAAGAAAGGGTAGAGGAATAAAAATCGAAGAGGGAATGGTACTTGCCATAGAGCCTATGGTTAATGCTGGAAGTTACAGAATTGGTATGCTAGAAGATGGTTGGACAGTAGTAACTAAGGATGGGAAAAAATCAGCTCACTTTGAACATTCTATTGCGATAGTAGATGGAAAACCATTGGTACTTAGTAAATTAGACTAA
- the infA gene encoding translation initiation factor IF-1, whose product MSKKDVIELEGTILEALPNAMFQIKLENGHTILGHISGKMRMNYIKILPGDKVTVQISPYDLSRGRIVYRKK is encoded by the coding sequence ATGTCAAAAAAAGATGTTATCGAATTAGAAGGAACTATTTTAGAAGCCCTTCCAAATGCGATGTTTCAAATTAAATTAGAGAATGGGCATACTATTCTAGGTCATATTTCAGGAAAAATGAGAATGAACTATATCAAAATCTTACCTGGAGATAAAGTTACTGTTCAAATTTCTCCATATGATTTATCTAGAGGAAGAATAGTTTACAGAAAGAAATAG
- the rpmJ gene encoding 50S ribosomal protein L36, which yields MKVRTSIKPICDKCKVIRRHGKIRVICENPKHKQVQG from the coding sequence ATGAAAGTAAGAACATCAATTAAACCTATTTGTGACAAATGTAAAGTAATCAGAAGACACGGTAAAATAAGAGTTATCTGCGAAAATCCTAAACATAAACAAGTTCAAGGATAA